The stretch of DNA CACTCGGTGACTTTCAGGAACACCGTCGGCGCGTCCCGCGAGAGCTTACAGACGACGGTGTTGCCCGTCGCGAGCGCGGGAGCCATCTTCCACGAAGGGATCGCGATCGGGTAGTTCCACGGCACGATCAGGCCCGCCACCCCCATCGGCTCGCGGACGGTGTAGAGGTTCTGACCCGAGGCGCTCGGATTGCTCGCCTCGCCGGCGTAGTCCATGGCCTTCTCGGCGTAGTAGTAGAAGATGTTGATCGCGCGCCCGACCTCGCCGCCCGCCTCGCCGCGGGCCTTGCCCTCCTCGCGCGCGAGCGTCTCGGTGAGCTCCTCGCGCCGGTCGTCCATCCGTTTGGCGGTCTCGCGCAGCAGCTTGCCGCGGGCGGGGCCTGGCGTGTCCGCCCACGCGTCCTCGGCGGCCGCGGCCGCCTCGATCGCTCCCCGGGCGTCCGCGGCGCTCGAATCCTGACACTCCGCCACCGTCTCGTCGGTATCCGCGGGGTTCACCACCACGAACGTCTCGCCGGTCTCTGATGCGCGCCACTCCCCGTCGACGTAGTTCTCGTAGGTGTCTGCCATCAGCGGACTCACGAGCGCGACGCATACCCTTCTTTCGGCCTGCTATCTCAGGCTCGCGGTGTTCGTGCGTCGATCACCCCGAGGGCTTTGTGCAGGGGGGTCGTACCGTGGCCATGCGCTACTACCGCGTGGCGACCGATCGCGGCACGAAACTCGTCGCCCGCGACGACGAGAAGGCCTACGACCTCACCGGGGCGCGCGACGGCCTCCGCGAGCTTCGCGATCTCGCCCAGGTCGCGGACGTCGTCGACACCGACGTCGACGGCGTGACCGAGCGCCTGACGGCCGACGCACCGCTGCTCGACGCCGAGTCGGTGGCCGAGCGAGCGATCCTGCCGGCGATCCCGGGCGAGGTCTGGGCCGCCGGCGTCACCTACGAGGTCAGCAGCGACGCCCGCGAGGCCGAAAGCGGCCGCGGCGAGATCTACGAGGCCGTCTTCGAGGGCGACCGTCCGGAGGTCTTCTTCAAGGCGTCCCCCTCGCGCACCGTGGGACCGGGCGAGGGCGTCGGGATCCGTGAGGACTCCGAGTGGGACGTCCCCGAACCCGAACTCGGCGTCGTGCTCTACCGCGACGAGATCGTGGGCTACACCGTCGGCAACGACATGAGCAGTCGGTCGATCGAGGGCGAGAACCCCCTCTACCTCCCGCAGGCCAAGGTCTACGACCGATGCTGTGCCATCGGTCCCTGTATCGCCTCGCCCGCGACCGTCGGCGATCCCCGAGATCTGGAGCTCGCGATGACGATCGAGCGCGACGGCGAGACGCTGTTCGACGACAGCACCTCGACCTCACGGATGGTGCGCTCACCGGAAGAACTCGTCTCGTACACCACTCGGCACAACTCACTGCCCGAACTCGCGGTGGTCCTGACCGGGACCTCGCTGGTCCCCGAGGAGTTCACGCTTCGGGCGGACGATCGGATCGCCATCGAGATCGAGAACGTCGGGCGGCTCGAAAACTCGGTCGTCACGGTCTGAACGGATCGACCGGGTCGCTCGTCCGCGTCGCCCCGACCACGCCGCCCGAACACGGGATCGCGTCCCGACGTCCGCTTCGGGACGACCAGTTATGTCGCTCCGGCCCGAGGGATCGGCCATGACGGAGTTGCGATCGCAGGTGCTGTGGGCCGGCGTCGCGGTTCTTTGCTACATCGTGGCCGCGCTCGCGTTTCTGGCGGTCGTGGCCGAGGCCGGAATCGTCGGTCCCGGTCCGGGATCGGTGGGGTCCGTGTCGATCGTGGGGATGATCGTCAGCGTGCTGTTGTTCGTGGCGGGCGGGTACGCGATGAATCGGGCGCGACAGGGGCGAACGCAGACGGCACGGCCCGAGCAATCATCGTTACCCCCGCAGTACCGGAGCGGGTCGCCCGCCGTCGAACCGGACGCCGACGAGTGGAACGCCGATCCTGGGGGAGCGGGTGACGGCGGAGCGATCCGCTGTCCCGAGTGCGGCGGCGATAACGCCGCGGACTACGCCTTCTGTCGACACTGCTCGGCCGAACTCCCCGAGTGAGAGGGCGGCAGCGATCGTCGATCGTCGCAGTCCGAGGAGTTCGCTCGCTTCACTCGTCCGCATCGCTCCGAAACCTCGCCACGCCGATCGAGCGCGGGATCGCCGCCCCGCCGGTTCGGTGCTCGCTACGCCGCCTGTTTCAGCACCTGCGGAACGAGCACGATCTCGAGAACCGCAAAACCGAGCACGAGCCACCGGGCCGTCCCATCGAGAGCGGTGAACGCGACGAATACGAGTATCGCGGCACTACTGAGACCCATCCCGTAGCGGACGGCCGGGTTTGCGAACGGAGAGGCCATGTGTCAAGCCAGCCGAGGCACGGGGTATATCGTTTTACATATCGGACGGGGAAATATGCGCACTCACATCTCGGACGACCCGTTACGCTCATCCCGGAACGACCGGTTGTATGAGCCCGTCGATAATCTCACGTCCGAGGCGGAACCGTCCTCACTCAGAAGGTGATGGTGTCGACGTCCTCCTCGGTGCCGAGATAGACCGCATCGACCATGTCGAGGAAGATGCCGTGATCGAGCACGCCAGGGATCCCGTCGAGTTCCTGGGCCCTGCCTGCCGCATCGTCGAGCCCGCCGAAGTCACAGTCGAGCACGAGGTTGCCGTTCGCGGTGAACACCGGCCCGTCCTTGCGTTCGGCCATCCGGAGGTCGGGCTCGCCGCCGGCCTCGCGCACCCACTCGGCGACGACCTCGCGGGCGTCGGGCATCACTTCCACAGGAACGGGATAGTCCAGTGGATCGGTCGCCTTCTCCTCGTCGGTGGTGATGACGAGCTCGTCGGCCATCGCGTCGATCACCTTCTCGCGGGCGTGTGCGCCGCCGCCGCCCTTTATCACTGTCGGCTCGTTCTCGGAGTACTGGTCCGCGCCGTCGACCGTGATGTCGAGCTCGGTGACCGCGTCGAGCGTGACGAGCGGAATTCCGGTTTCCTTTGCGAGCTCGTGGGACTGGAGCGAGGTCGCCACGCCGCGAACGTCTTCGAGTTCGCCCTCGCGGAGCAGCCGCCCGATCTCGGCGACCGTCCACGCCGTCGTGCTCCCGGTGCCGAGCCCGACGTCCATCCCGTCCTCGATGAGTTCTTGCGCTGCGCGCTCGCCCGCCCGCCGCCGGCGCTCGTCGAAGACGCCCTCCGCGCCGCTCTTGATCCGATTCGGCGACGGAACGATTTCGATATGTTCGCGGATCGCCTCGCTATCGAGATCGATCCCGTGCTCGTCGAGCGCCGTGCGGGCCCGCTCGATCGCCTCGTCTTCGGTTTCCGCCCATTCGCGGATCTGTTCGCCGTCGGCCGTGTAGGTGAACTCCTTTGCCATCGTGGTGTCCTCGGATCAGTCGTCGGATCGATCGACCGGTCGGAGCGGGTCCATATCGTCCTGATCGCGGAGTTCGTGCCGGACGTCGTTCTGGACCCGACCGGTGAACCGCTCTTCTCTGATGTGTTCGTCCTCGCCGAAGGGGTGTTCGCCGAACCCGTGGCGCATCAGCGCGACCGCACGCGGGGCGTGGCGCTGGTTGCCACGGGATTTGAACAGCTCGATCACCGACTGGCTGATCACGGGAATGGGGGTCTCGCCCTTGAACGCCTCCTGGACCAGCCAGTTCACTTCGCCGGTGTCCTCGATGTAGTGGGGGATCTCGTCGAGGTCGGGGGCGTCGGATTGCTGGTCCTCCTTCCGGAGGCCCTTCTCCATGAGTTCGACCAGCCAGCTCTCGATGACCGCGCCGTTCGACCAGTTGTGGAACACGTCGGCGAGATCGACGTCGAAGTCGCCGGCTTCGAGGAGTTCGACCCCCTCCGCGATCGACTGGAGCATCCCGAACTCGATCCCGTTGTGGACGAGCTTAACGAAGTGCCCGCTCCCCGGCCGGCCCGCATAGAGGAGGCCGCCGTCGACCGAGAGCGTGTCGAGGTACGGCTCGGCGATCTCGAAGCCCTCCTCCTTCCCGCCGACCATGAAACAGGCTCCCTCGCTCGCGCGCGGCGGCCCGCCGCTCGTGCCCGTATCGAGGTAGTAGACGCCCTCCTCCCACGCGCGCTCCTCGCGGCGCATCGAGTCGCGCCAGAAGGAGTTGCCGCCGTCCATCACGACGTCGCCCTCGTCGAGATGGTCGAGCAGGGCGTCGAGTTCGCTGTCGATCAGCCCGCCGGCGGGCAAGGAGAGGTAGACGACCCGCGGCGTTTCGAGCTCCTCGACCAGCGTGTCGTACTCGCCGGCGTCGTGGACCTCGACGCCCGCATCGTCGAGATCCGGCCGATCGGCCGTGTCGAACCCGACCACCCGGATGTCCTTCCCGACGGCCTGGCGCGCGAGGTTGCCGCCGATCTTGCCCAGTCCAACGATGCCGAGTTCGCGGTTTTCACCTGACATGATTTGGGGTCCCCGTCGTCCGGCGGTTCGCCGACCCGCCATCCGCAGTACGGCGACCGCCCCGTGAACGTCGCGTCCGAACCCATCTCCCGCGGCGACTCACATAGGCGTGTTGCCTGCGTCGCTGCACGGGGAGCG from Halococcus agarilyticus encodes:
- the rpiA gene encoding ribose-5-phosphate isomerase RpiA, with the protein product MAKEFTYTADGEQIREWAETEDEAIERARTALDEHGIDLDSEAIREHIEIVPSPNRIKSGAEGVFDERRRRAGERAAQELIEDGMDVGLGTGSTTAWTVAEIGRLLREGELEDVRGVATSLQSHELAKETGIPLVTLDAVTELDITVDGADQYSENEPTVIKGGGGAHAREKVIDAMADELVITTDEEKATDPLDYPVPVEVMPDAREVVAEWVREAGGEPDLRMAERKDGPVFTANGNLVLDCDFGGLDDAAGRAQELDGIPGVLDHGIFLDMVDAVYLGTEEDVDTITF
- a CDS encoding NADP-dependent phosphogluconate dehydrogenase, coding for MSGENRELGIVGLGKIGGNLARQAVGKDIRVVGFDTADRPDLDDAGVEVHDAGEYDTLVEELETPRVVYLSLPAGGLIDSELDALLDHLDEGDVVMDGGNSFWRDSMRREERAWEEGVYYLDTGTSGGPPRASEGACFMVGGKEEGFEIAEPYLDTLSVDGGLLYAGRPGSGHFVKLVHNGIEFGMLQSIAEGVELLEAGDFDVDLADVFHNWSNGAVIESWLVELMEKGLRKEDQQSDAPDLDEIPHYIEDTGEVNWLVQEAFKGETPIPVISQSVIELFKSRGNQRHAPRAVALMRHGFGEHPFGEDEHIREERFTGRVQNDVRHELRDQDDMDPLRPVDRSDD
- a CDS encoding fumarylacetoacetate hydrolase family protein: MRYYRVATDRGTKLVARDDEKAYDLTGARDGLRELRDLAQVADVVDTDVDGVTERLTADAPLLDAESVAERAILPAIPGEVWAAGVTYEVSSDAREAESGRGEIYEAVFEGDRPEVFFKASPSRTVGPGEGVGIREDSEWDVPEPELGVVLYRDEIVGYTVGNDMSSRSIEGENPLYLPQAKVYDRCCAIGPCIASPATVGDPRDLELAMTIERDGETLFDDSTSTSRMVRSPEELVSYTTRHNSLPELAVVLTGTSLVPEEFTLRADDRIAIEIENVGRLENSVVTV
- a CDS encoding DUF7577 domain-containing protein encodes the protein MTELRSQVLWAGVAVLCYIVAALAFLAVVAEAGIVGPGPGSVGSVSIVGMIVSVLLFVAGGYAMNRARQGRTQTARPEQSSLPPQYRSGSPAVEPDADEWNADPGGAGDGGAIRCPECGGDNAADYAFCRHCSAELPE